The genomic DNA ATGCCAAAATGAGCATGGTTTCCGCCTTTTATCATGTGCATAGTTGTATTCTTTGACATTAACTTTTTATTGTTCTCTATTTTTTCTACAGTTGCTAACGCATCTACTTCCCCATAAATTGATAACATCGGAATCGATTTCGTAGAGAAATCATCTGCAGGATAAGAACCTAAGAAAATAATCCCATCTACCTTATCTTCATGTTGAAAGGCATACTTAGAAATCATAGCTCCGCCCATTGAATGCCCTGCAACATACCATTTTTGAACTTCAGGATACTGTTCAATTACACTGTCTACTTCATTGATTCCAAGTATCGCTAGATTTAATGGTAACTTAGGCATTACTACAAAATGTCCATCTTTTGCAAGAGCTTCTCCTAAATAACTATAAGCCTCGGCTTCTACTTTAGCTCCTTGATAAAAAATAACCCCTATTTTTGCATCTTTCTCTCCAAAAACTATATGATCTTCATCTTTTTTATCATCCACTAACGACATAGCCTCTTTCGTTGGTTTGTATGTAAACTGAGACCAAGTTAAAAAAGTAATACTTCCTATAATTAAAATACCTAGTAAAGAGTACAGCGTAATTTTTATCCATTTCTTCACAAAGGTGACCTCCCTAAGATGTACATATTCTATATTTTAGATTATCATTAATACACATAAAAACTCGAGCATTTTTTTATGCTCAAGTTTTTATTTACGTCTTTAATTTATACTATAAATGGTCCAAGCTAAATATGTAGCAAATGTAGACCATACAAAATATGGAATTAGCAACCGTGTCGATACTTTAGATAAATTGGAAGAAAATAAAATGAGAAGGAGCGTAGTAATAGCGACTAGTAAACAATCTACGGTTGCTAAAAATAAATTTTTTTCACTGAATTGAAAGTAGCTGAATGCTTGATTACATATGTAATTTAAAAAGAATATAAACCAAAATGTTTTTGGCTTAAATCCATATTTGTTGTAAATAATTGCAACTGATAATGCAATGAGTCCATATAATACAGCCCAAATCATTCCGATTATCATGCCAGTAGGTGTCCAAGACGGCTTTTCTAGCGCATCGTACCACATACGATCAATAGGAAATAAAATACTAGAAACATAAAACAAACCATACGTTAGTAAGAACACTATAATACTAGATTTTTTCATAAACATTCTCCTTTTCAATAGAAGGTTTTAGAAACTTTATATGATTAGTATGTCCTTGTAATGGATAAATTTCTAATATTTATATTTTAAATACATATTGTTTAATCTATCTTATACGAACTCTTTCATACTTTTATATGCACAAAGCGCTCTCTCCCGTGCTGCCTTATGATCAACAACTGGCAAAGGATATGTATGACCAAGCTGTATATTGGCCTCTTTTAAAACATGCTCAGGTGCTTCCCAAGGTTTATGTATATATTTATTAGGCATATCTCTTAATTCTGGTACCCATTTTCTTATATACTCCCCATTTTTATCAAACTTTTCTCCTTGTGTGATCGGGTTAAAAATACGAAAGTACGGTGATGCATCTGCTCCACTTCCAGCAACCCATTGCCACCCCATTGTATTATTTGCAATATCAGCATCTAGTAGTGTATCCATAAACCATTTCGCCCCTTCTTGCCACGGAATTAACAAATGCTTTACAAGAAAAGAGGCTACAGCCATTCTTGCGCGATTATGCATAAAACCTGTTTGCCACAGTTCCCTCATTCCTGCATCAATAAACGGATAACCAGTTTCACCTTTCTGCCATACTCTTAATAATGTCTCTTCATTATCCCACGGAAAATGTTCAAAGTTCTTATTAAGAGGTTTATATACTGTAAATGGATAATGATATAGCAAATAATAAGAAAACTCCCGCCAAATTAATTGACGTATAAAACTATTCACTTGTTGTTCAAAAAGACTACATTGTTTTTCGATACTTTTATTTATTAAGTAATGATATATTAGCTTTACTGATATTTGACCAAATGAAAGATACGGTGCCAACATCGAATGAGCATTTTGATTTGGAAAATCTCTTCCCTCACTATAAGAGTCTAATTTGCTAGAGCAAAATTTCTTAAATGTATTGTATGCCCCTTCTTCTGTAGGCTCCCATATTGATTCAATATGAGATGTCCACGGTATAGTCGGCAGCAAGTGTAATTCTGAAACAGATAAGCTTGCTGGTAGAGAGCTTCCCCCTTTTATACTCTGCACTTTACTAATAGGCTTAGATATTACCTGCTTTTGAAATGCATTGTAAAAAGGCGTAAACACCTTATATTCAGTATTATCTTTCTTTTTAATAATCCACCGTTCTAATAATAAATGTGAATTAAATTCCTTACAGATCATACCTTTATCTTCTAACATCATTTTCATTTTTTGATTAAATTGTAATCTGTCTGGATCATAACAAATATTCCAATATACAGCCGTTATATTTAATTGCTCTATGAGAGAAAGTATTTCTTCCTGCGTATTTCCTTTACGAATTATTAAAGTAGAGCCAAATGCCTCAAGTTGCTTCTTTACATCTATTATTGCATGGTGTAACCACCACTTTGATGCCTCCCCCATTGAAAAACCTTCATCTTGTACATATACTGGAAGGACCTCACCAGACTGAGCAGCCTCAAATAGAGCTGGGTTATCATATAAACGAAAATCTTTTTGAAACATAACGATAATTTTATTTTGCATGGCTACCCCTTCTGATTCTTAAAACATAATAAATTTTATTATACAACAGCAATTCATACATAAGAATTTATTTGTCCTTAATAAATTAGTTAACTTTTTCAACTATTTTATTAGTAGGAATTTTAATAACCGTTTCTTTTCCACCTGTTTTATCAATCTTGAAACCATAAACTTTAACATCCGACGGTACTAATGGATGATGACGAATCATGTCTATACTCTTCTCAATATTTTCACTAACATTTTCTTTTCCGCTTAGCCATTCATCAAGGCTACCACTTGAAAATTCAGGCATACAATTTTCAAAGAGATAGTCTAGTTCCCTGTTATTTTTTATGGAATCACGTTGAATTTGTAGATTAACTGCATCAGTTTCTTTATCCTCTATTCCGACAATAAAAATTTCTTCAACATTTTCTTGATAAATAGCAATAATAATAGACCTCATTATATCTCCAAAAGGATGTACAATTACAGAATCGCAGCTGTGTATAGTCAACATATTTTCTCGTTGAATGTTAGTTACTTGTTGTATGATAGGCTCTATTCCGTGTTCAATGTCTGTTAA from Bacillus basilensis includes the following:
- a CDS encoding TspO/MBR family protein — protein: MKKSSIIVFLLTYGLFYVSSILFPIDRMWYDALEKPSWTPTGMIIGMIWAVLYGLIALSVAIIYNKYGFKPKTFWFIFFLNYICNQAFSYFQFSEKNLFLATVDCLLVAITTLLLILFSSNLSKVSTRLLIPYFVWSTFATYLAWTIYSIN
- a CDS encoding alpha/beta hydrolase, encoding MKKWIKITLYSLLGILIIGSITFLTWSQFTYKPTKEAMSLVDDKKDEDHIVFGEKDAKIGVIFYQGAKVEAEAYSYLGEALAKDGHFVVMPKLPLNLAILGINEVDSVIEQYPEVQKWYVAGHSMGGAMISKYAFQHEDKVDGIIFLGSYPADDFSTKSIPMLSIYGEVDALATVEKIENNKKLMSKNTTMHMIKGGNHAHFGMYGEQKGDNASLITAKAQRDETVKVMEEWLLKQ
- a CDS encoding carbonic anhydrase, whose protein sequence is MNSKNKNVLLLTDIEHGIEPIIQQVTNIQRENMLTIHSCDSVIVHPFGDIMRSIIIAIYQENVEEIFIVGIEDKETDAVNLQIQRDSIKNNRELDYLFENCMPEFSSGSLDEWLSGKENVSENIEKSIDMIRHHPLVPSDVKVYGFKIDKTGGKETVIKIPTNKIVEKVN
- a CDS encoding deoxyribodipyrimidine photo-lyase, whose translation is MQNKIIVMFQKDFRLYDNPALFEAAQSGEVLPVYVQDEGFSMGEASKWWLHHAIIDVKKQLEAFGSTLIIRKGNTQEEILSLIEQLNITAVYWNICYDPDRLQFNQKMKMMLEDKGMICKEFNSHLLLERWIIKKKDNTEYKVFTPFYNAFQKQVISKPISKVQSIKGGSSLPASLSVSELHLLPTIPWTSHIESIWEPTEEGAYNTFKKFCSSKLDSYSEGRDFPNQNAHSMLAPYLSFGQISVKLIYHYLINKSIEKQCSLFEQQVNSFIRQLIWREFSYYLLYHYPFTVYKPLNKNFEHFPWDNEETLLRVWQKGETGYPFIDAGMRELWQTGFMHNRARMAVASFLVKHLLIPWQEGAKWFMDTLLDADIANNTMGWQWVAGSGADASPYFRIFNPITQGEKFDKNGEYIRKWVPELRDMPNKYIHKPWEAPEHVLKEANIQLGHTYPLPVVDHKAARERALCAYKSMKEFV